TATATTAGAAAAATGTGAAGGCAACTGATGGGCTGCCAAGAACAAGCTTAGGAAAACAAAAATAACACGATTAAGGGGTCTTTTTCACATTTAATTAATCGCAGATTAATTGTGTCTGTATAACCTACCTGGATCAGAAGCTCTTTGGCTTTTATGATATTAATATAAACATGTTGAGGCTGAAATGTAATTAGAGAGGTTTAGTACAGAATAAGACCCTGCAGTAATACAGGAATCTCCAAGAAAAGTTCATTTAGCACTGTTGGTCGGCCCATACTGGAGGCAGCGGTTGCTGTTATGACAGCATCAACATTATTTACAATTGTTTTCATTGAGacggtttcctggacacagattaagcctagtcctggactaaaaaggcctaatctgtgtctgggaaaccagccccAAAAAGTTGCCTACAAAAAATCTGTTTGTTTAATGTTCAGACATCAGAAATGAAAGTTTGGCCCTCAGACATTAGGCATAAAAAGTAGTGTCTCGTTCacaaaatatgacattttaaagTAGCCCATTAGGCGATCTGGCTACTCCATGTGTAATAATGGGTTATGGAACACTTTGTGTCGTGACTCATACGAGGGAGTCCTGCTCTTATAATGTGAAGCCAAGACTGAGAATCATTTTTGGAGTTATAAATACTGAGCCAGTCTGAGCCAGCGGACGAACCAGTTTCCTCTGTAGGGACTTAAACAGTCTGGATCCGAGACCAACCCCCATTTGTTTGGTTGTAAAACTCTTCCTCGTGGCTTGTTCAGACGGCACATCTGTTTTGAGTGCTTTAAAAAAAGGGCTGCTTTTCATTTGATCACACACAAAAATTGGGTTTCTGATCTTGGCATAAATATATACAGTTTGTACAGGCAATATTCATGGGGTGAAATGTTGGACACGTTTTATTGTATTGTCACGTCAGCTGTGAAAATACTTTTATATTTTCAAAGAAACTATGAAAAATGGCCTACAGGCAGAATATTGTGTAGACAGGGGAACAAAAAGTACTTTGACTGATCAGCATCATATTGATGATATCATTTGGATTTCATATTCTTACCCTGTTAATCAtccttgttgttgttgtacaATCCGAACAAGAAGGCCAGCCAGACCTTTAGGCACATTCAGGACTTGCAACACTTATCTAGCCAAATAGGGGATTTGGGTCTTAGGCCGATATAGGACATGTTGGAAATAAAAAAGATTAAGGACATGAAGCTAATTACGGCTTTGATCCTTGGGGCAAACAGCCTATTATTCCCCTGTAACTGTTGTGATTGTGATACAGGTGATCCACGTGCTAACAAGTACATGTgcttcacaggaggttggtgcaaccttaattggggaggacgggcttgtggtaatggctggagtggaatgggaggaacggtatcaaatacatggtttccatctactccgttccagacattattatgagccatcgtCCCCTCAGCAGCTTCCACTGATTGCTATTTTAAATCGTCCTAGACATGGAAACCTACAcagataacatactgtacatctTTGATGCTTTAGGAATGTCTGTTCTCTACTTACATGGTTTATTGTGTTATCAAAAGTCATAGCGTTTGACCATAGAATACTAAAATATGTATTATGTATATCAAAGTGTGTAACACTaactcctccctgtccctctcatCTAGGCCTACTCCCAGACTTCCACTGCCATGCTGCCCCTAGCAGAATCCACAGACCTAGAGCCATACAACCGGACCCAGTACTGCCACTGGCCCTGTGAGTGCCCCCTGGTCCCCCATTCCTGCCCTTCAGGGGTGAGCTTGCTCATGGATGGCTGTGACTGCTGCAAGGCCTGCGCCAGGCAGGTGGGGGAGGAGTGCAACGAGGCAGACACTTGCGACTACCATAAGGGATTGTACTGCGATTACAGCTCAGACAAGCCTAGGTACGAAAAAGGAGTGTGTGCATGTAAGTGTCATTTACCACACGTACTCTAACCTACTAAAGACACGTCATGATTAAAGGAATAATCCACTcaaactatattttggtatttgtttcattagttcagtgctgatacagtcccaaaatattttgcatgtcagcaatctgGTTTTCAAGATATCAAATTGTAACTTGCCATATTATCATGATGATGTGGCAAGTTACAATTTGCTTCTTGCAAGTCCTATATCTTGAAAACCTGATTGCTGATatacaaaacattttgggactgtatcagcAGTGGAATAATGAAAAAAATACCAAAAGATTGATTGTGAAACCTTATTACCCAATGTCATGACCTGTTTGTTTTTGTTCAGATAACACTAAAAACATTGTCTGCTACATTACATTGTTATCATTACCTTATTcactgtgtatctctctgtgatGTAAGACTGCTGTCCTGACCTTCTTTGCCAGATATGGTTGGCGTGGGCTGCGAGCATGACGGTGTGATCTACCGGAATGGGCAGAGCTTCAAACCCAGCTGTAAAtaccagtgtctgtgtgtgaacgGGGCCATCGGGTGCGTGTCCCTGTGTACGGACTCCCAGCCCCCCCGGGTGTGGTGCCAGAACTCAAGGAGGGTCAAGATCCCAGGACGCTGCTGTGAACAGTGGATCTGTGACGAGCCCAAGAAGGGGAGGAAGACTGCTCCAAGACATGCAGTGGAAGGTAGGACACAgatccatcaatcaatcaaacaatTGATCAagcaatcagtcagtcaatcaattaaTCAGTGGTGGCTGGTGTCACTTCAAATAGGAgtacaggctcattgtaatggctggaatggaataaatggaaccgtTTCAAACATATTTACCATTAGTGATGAAGAAATAGTCCATGTGTTCAAtaccattccagtcattacatgGATAGAGTCTCGTGTATTGAGAATCTTGTAACACTAATAACCATGGTAATATTGAACAATTCTTTGAGAACTGTGAAGCAAAATAGTTTGAGGACATTGCTTCATAGTACCGTCctataggttaactccaaccctgttcccagagagctaccgtcctattggttaactccaaccctgttcctgaagagctgacaggtgtataaagtcgagcacacagccatgcaatttccataaacaaacattgacagtagaatagccttactgaagagctcagtgaccttTCCAACGAGTcaattcgtcaaatttctgccctgctagagcagcACCGGTCAACTGTAactgctgttattgtaaagtggaaacgtctaggagcaacaatggctcagctgctaagtggtaggccacacaagctcacagaacgggaccgctgagtgctgaagcacgtaaaaaccatctgtccttggttgcaacactcactaactagttccaaactgcctctgcaaGCAGCATCAGCACAAAATATTTTCGTTGGGCGttacatgaaatgagtttccataACTGAGCAGCTGCactcaagcctaagatcaccttgcgcaatgccaagcgtcagctggagtggtgtaaagcttgccgccattggactctggagcagtggaaacgcgttctctggaataataaatcacgcttcactatctggcagtccaatggacaaatctgggtttgtcggatgccaggagaacactacctgccccaatgcatagtgccaactgtaacgtttggtggaggatgaataatggtctggggtaggttttcatttttttgtgctagaacccttagttccagtgaaggaaaatcttaatgctacagcatgcaatgacattctagaagattctgtgcttccacaaagggccttccacaaagttggattctgtgcttccaactttgtggaaggCCCTTTGTGGAAGCacagtttgtggaaggccctttcctgttccagcatgacaattcccccgtgcacaaagcgaggtccatacagaaatggtttgtcgagatcggtgtggaagaacttgacaggcctgcgcagagccctgacctcaacctcatcgaacacctttgggaagaattggagcaccaactgcgagccaggcctaattgcccaacatcagtaccagacatcactaatgctcttgtggctgaatggaatcaagtccccgcagcaatgttccaacatctagtggaaagccttcccagaagagtagaggctgttatagcagcaaagggaggaccaactccgtattaatgcccatgattttggaatgagaggttcgacgagcaggtatcagcatacttttggtcatgtagtgtattagGTCCAGTTTTGATGAATAATGTCTAAAAAGCACTTCTGTCACTGCCCATATTAaattgtagtctctctctctctctttctctctttctctctgcctgtctctgttgaCATAGCTCTTACTGTTGAGGCGAAGGGCCAGAGCAGGAACTGTGTGATCCAGACAACCTCCTGGAGTATCTGCTCTAAGACTTGTGGTCGAGGTCTGTCCCTGCGTGTCTCTAATGCTAATGACAGGTGTGAGATGGTAAAAGAGTCCCGCCTCTGCAACATACGGCCCTGTGAGGTGGACCTCACCAAGCACATCAAGGTACATGTACAGAGTATGTGTATGCATACACGTTTACCCACATATATGGTCACGGACACATATGCATACTTGTACGCATTGCAAAGAggtcaaatgtttgtttgttatgaTATCTATATTGAAGAGTTCACATTGCAAAAAAGACCTCTCTTATCTCTCAGCCAGGGAAGAATTGTATGAACATCTACAGAGAAGAGCAGCCCAAAAACTTTACCATCTCAGGCTGTGTCAGTAAGAAGTCTTACAGGCCTAAATACTGTGGGGTCTGCGTGGCCACAGACCATCGCTGCTGCATTCCCTACAAGTCCAAGACCATCGATGTGGAGTTTATGTGTCCCAACGGTGCCGTGTTCACCTGGCAAGTCATGTGGATCAACGCCTGCTTCTGTAACCTCAGCTGCAAGAACCCCAATGACATCTTCGCCGAGCTGGAGAATTACTATGGCTACCCTGAGATCGTGAACTGAGACATTTCAATAATAAGCCATGCTCTTATTATGGTCTCTATTCAATCAGATCTGCTTAGCCAACATCCGCATAGCAGTTGTTTTGATGGTGTTAGAGGTGGAACTGCTTTAGAGCTGTCAATCCACAAGTGGCTCCCGGTATTACACCTAAAGCGGACATTGCCATCGGCTGCACGCAGGCACATGAACAGTCACAGGAATGTACACCTCAATTATGATGATAGAAATGTGTATTATTTAGTTTAATGATTTTAAATTTGAGTGTCATTATTTCTATAGAGCCTACACTTTCTCCTTCTGAACTTCTAACAGGAGTGTGGCGGGTGTGGATTTGTGACAATGGTCGCATGTGTAGCTGCTCACCGATTTGCATTTCGACCTCTGAACCTTCCACTATGCAGGTGTCTGCTATCGCTGGTTAATACCTGATCTAATTGAACCTCGGCCTAAGCCTCCATCTACCCCTATTTTCACCTACTTTTCCTTTTCTCAATGTTTTTTGGTTTGTCAGACTTTTAGAATCTCTGttatatgtaaatgtattttatacATAGAGGCTGGTATTCAATCTAAGGCACGTTTTAGAACAACGCTCCATACAGCAGACAGTCCGCCTTTTAAAGGCAATTTCCCCAGCATTCACAGAGATGGCATTCAGTCTCTAGATCATCCATTGGATTGGATTTCAGACAAAGCATTTTCTTAGAAGGGGATCTTTCTTTTGCTTTTTTTCCTATTGgaaaattgtttttttgtttgttttaagcTCGTCTTTATGGTCTGTATATGGTTGCATTCGGAAATAGTTTATTGACTTACAAGTAAACCAAGTGTGTGAAAAAGTTATAATTTATTGAAGTACATTTTGAATACTAAATGATTGAACAAATTGTTTGTCATACAGGTATTTTTATATTCACAGTAACAAGTTTCATGAAATCTCGTTCATACTCATGTAAAGATTGTTCAATTCAGAACCACGCGATCAAATCAATGAGTATGAGATGATGTGAGATGCTACTATAGAATGCATGTGCTATGTGGTTAAAGATCCTGTGGTATCATTTGATCTTACAACCATTCAAAATGACGACAACACCAGGACAAAAAGTTATGTttttaataaatacaaattgttATGCTATATTTAATGCTTCTCATCTACAGCATTAGGCAGTTATGCATCTTCATAAAGCGACGTCGGCCGGTGTTCTACATAGCCGGCAAGTGTTGCTGTAGCGCACGTAAGAGTGGGAGAGGGTTTTTGAGAAGCTCTATGGCTAACTCGGATCTTTCTATTACATCATGTGGATCGGCTTGACTTTCTCAAATCCATCACAACAAAGCAGCCTTAGTAAGTCAGAGGGTTTCCATGGCACATTATCTTTGTTTGCCGGGATTGCATAGAAATAACCATTTACACAAGAAGAAATATCCAAAAGAACAATTGTGCCTGAAGCCATGATCTGTTAATAAAGCAACAGTATGTGATTGTTTGATCAATGAAAGGATAACCTCATGAAATGTTCTACAATAGATCCAGAAGAATGTTAACTCCAGACGAAACAGACGTCCTAAAAGAGAGGAATCATTACAGGAATGTGTTTGTATGTACATGATACTTTTCAATTCCCTCCTTTCCAAAGTTTCAAAGACTAATAGCAATTTGAGAAGATAAAAAAGACtgcatatatatttattttttatccactTGCCTACCTATTCTTACGCCTCTCCTGTATCCCACAGTACATTAATCAGAACATTGAAAAGTTAACCATGAACAATTAGAAAGTCATTTATAGTCAGGTACACATTTGAGAAAGCTGTGTCATATGTAATAAAGAACTATAGACAAAAAAAACAGTCTTGATGACAAACTGCTGTACTAAGTACTGGTTCTGCAGCCACAGCTTTCTCCCACATTCTCCGTTGCGCTGTGTCACTCTGCTGCGTTGCCACTAACAACTAGATATTCCACCTGACGCGGCAGATGGGAAGGGATCTGTTTATTTCAGAATACGTTTTTCCCTCTAAGGAATTTCCTTCATAATGCAGTAGTATATGCTTGCAtagccttacacacacacaacctcttcGCATAACTCTTTGGCATAGAGACATTCTctagttgtgtatgtgtgtttgtaggtGTGGTTAGTGGCAGCACAGCAGGAACCAGGGTGCAGAGGTTAAAGGTTGAGTGTCATATAAGGGTCATCTAGCAGGACACTTCGGTGGACTTGAGCGCAGTGCTGCTGTTTGCTGTGCCTTCCATACTGTCCGTGTGGGAACGGCCACGCTTCTCGTTGGTGTGTGACCTGCTCCTGTTTCCCTCATTAGTGTGAGACCGGCTCCTGTTGCCATCCATGGAGTGGATGCTGGAGCCGGATGCAGTGCGAGAGCGGACCAGTCTGGTCATGCTGGCGGCGGGCactgaggaaaggaggaggaagaggagacaaggTTAAAGATCCATTCACACTGTGTTCATGGTTAACTGAATACTGAATGTGGGCACTATATTTCATAATCATTATAAAACAGGTTAACTGGCATccacattatttttatttctactttgcacattcttccactgcaaatctatcattccagtgttttacttgctatattgtatttactttgccaccatggcctttttttgcctttacctcccgtcatttgctcacatcgtatatagacttgtttctactgtattattgactgtatgtttgttttactccatgtgtaactctgtgttgttgtatgtgtcgaactgctttgctttatcttggccaggtcgcaattgtaaatgagaacttgttctcaacttgcctacctggttaaataaaggtgaaatatttaaaaaaatatatattaaaaaatccTGTTGTTATCTGAAGGTGCAGTTACTAATCTCACCCACCAGGTGGCAGGCAAACTCCTTACAGGTTGACGTGAACACCCACATTTCTTTTGCAAACAGTAATAGGGTAACCAGACTTTTATGTTTATACATAATTAATTAATGACTTAGGTTAATGTAATTACTGGTCAGCGTTGGGtacacagagtgtgtgtgttggagtgtgtacTTACTGTAGCCCATTCCCTGAATGAAGTACTTGAAGGCCTCTGTCAGCTTTGCAGGCTGTTGGGTGAGCAAAGGAGAAAGTTAGCAACTTGTTTCCCTGGTATTATCCACATAATGACATAACAGGCAGATTCATGTCCTATCCTACAAACTGATAATGAGAGGCATATGTATGACAGCTGTTGTAGCAGCAGGTGCTGAGCTGGGTATTAGCTCTCCAGACCTGACGTATGTGCCTCATTGCTACTGTCACTAATGCTCTTAAGTCAAGCTGCCGTTGTATTAACTCCCTAATGATTATCCCTTTGCCACCCCACCTCACCTGCGTGGACATGTTAACAAATTAGAAACGCACCTGGTCA
Above is a genomic segment from Oncorhynchus masou masou isolate Uvic2021 chromosome 12, UVic_Omas_1.1, whole genome shotgun sequence containing:
- the ccn4a gene encoding cellular communication network factor 4a isoform X1, whose protein sequence is MSWLLKWILIAAGIQQAYSQTSTAMLPLAESTDLEPYNRTQYCHWPCECPLVPHSCPSGVSLLMDGCDCCKACARQVGEECNEADTCDYHKGLYCDYSSDKPRYEKGVCAYMVGVGCEHDGVIYRNGQSFKPSCKYQCLCVNGAIGCVSLCTDSQPPRVWCQNSRRVKIPGRCCEQWICDEPKKGRKTAPRHAVEALTVEAKGQSRNCVIQTTSWSICSKTCGRGLSLRVSNANDRCEMVKESRLCNIRPCEVDLTKHIKPGKNCMNIYREEQPKNFTISGCVSKKSYRPKYCGVCVATDHRCCIPYKSKTIDVEFMCPNGAVFTWQVMWINACFCNLSCKNPNDIFAELENYYGYPEIVN
- the ccn4a gene encoding cellular communication network factor 4a isoform X2, coding for MAVTAARPAPGRWGRSATRQTLATTIRDCTAITAQTSLDMVGVGCEHDGVIYRNGQSFKPSCKYQCLCVNGAIGCVSLCTDSQPPRVWCQNSRRVKIPGRCCEQWICDEPKKGRKTAPRHAVEALTVEAKGQSRNCVIQTTSWSICSKTCGRGLSLRVSNANDRCEMVKESRLCNIRPCEVDLTKHIKPGKNCMNIYREEQPKNFTISGCVSKKSYRPKYCGVCVATDHRCCIPYKSKTIDVEFMCPNGAVFTWQVMWINACFCNLSCKNPNDIFAELENYYGYPEIVN